The following nucleotide sequence is from Rhodothermales bacterium.
CGGCGAGCGTGCGGCTGCTCAGGTCGTCGATGAGTTGGGCGTAGATGTGGTTGTTGCTGCGGAAGACGCTCAGGCGCGGGCGCTGGGCCGTCCCGTTGATCTTGGCGCGGACCCGGCGCTTGATGCGCATCCGGTTCTGCACCTTCTTAGTCTGCTTTGCCATGAGGATTCAGGTCTCGGCGAACGGATTACCGACCCGCTCGCCCTACTGAGAATGGGGCCAGGCCCCGTAAAGTTATCGAGCCGCGGTCTTGCCTGCCTTCCGGCGGACGTACTCGCCGACGTAGCGGACGCCCTTGCCCTTGTAGGGCTCCGGCGGACGGAGCCCGCGGATCTTAGCGGCCACCTGCCCGACCATCTGCTTGTCGATCCCCTCGATCGTGATGAGGGGGTTCCGGCCACGGACGGTCTCGGCCGTGATCGTGATGCCGTCCGGCGGGAGGAAGAAGATCGGGTGCGAGAAGCCGAGGGCGAGTTCGAGCACGCCGTTCGTCACTTCGGCACGGTAGCCGACGCCGATCAGCTCGAGCTGCTTCTTATAGCCTTCGGAGACCCCGACGACGGCGTTGTCGATGAGCGAGCGGTAGAGGCCGTGCATCGCGCGGTGGCGCTGCTGCTCCGTCGGCCGCTCGACGATCACCTCGTCGCCCTCGACGCGGATCGTGAGATCGGGATCGATGGGGACGTGGAGTTCGCCCTTTGGGCCCTTCGCCGTGACGACGTTGTTGCCCGCGACGCTGACGGTGACCCCTTTGGCGACCGGGATCGGCTGTTTTCCAATTCGAGACATAGTTCTTTCGTGTGTCAGTAGTCCATAAACCGCAGCGCCCACCCGACCGGGCGGCGCGTGCAGCGAGGGCTAAAAAACTTCAGCGAGGACTTCGCCGCCGATGCCGGCGCGGCGTGCTTCCTTATCGGTCATCACGCCCCGCGAGGTCGAGATGATGGCGACGCCGAGCCCGTTGCGTACGCGCGGCAGGTCATCCGCCCCGACGTACTTACGGAGGCCAGGCTTCGAGATCCGCTTGAGGGACTGGATGACGGGCTGGCCGCCGCGCTGGTACTTGAGGTAGACGCGGAGGAACCCCTGGTTGCCGTCGTCGACGTTGAGGTAGTTCTTGACGTACCCCTTGTCCATGAGGATCTGCGTCATCGCGCGCTTCACTTTGGAGGCGGGGATGTCGGTGTAGGGGTGCCGCGCTTTCTGGGCGTTGCGGAGCCGCGCGAGGTAGTCGGCGACGGGGTCGGTGATACCGCTCATGCGTAGTTGCTGTCTTCGGCCAGTTTGCTTCGTCCGGGGGACGCTCGCACTTAGCCGCTAGAGGAAATAGAGGGACGGGAGGGACCCGGAGGGGTCACCAGCTCGCCTTTT
It contains:
- the rpsH gene encoding 30S ribosomal protein S8 — protein: MSGITDPVADYLARLRNAQKARHPYTDIPASKVKRAMTQILMDKGYVKNYLNVDDGNQGFLRVYLKYQRGGQPVIQSLKRISKPGLRKYVGADDLPRVRNGLGVAIISTSRGVMTDKEARRAGIGGEVLAEVF
- the rplF gene encoding 50S ribosomal protein L6: MSRIGKQPIPVAKGVTVSVAGNNVVTAKGPKGELHVPIDPDLTIRVEGDEVIVERPTEQQRHRAMHGLYRSLIDNAVVGVSEGYKKQLELIGVGYRAEVTNGVLELALGFSHPIFFLPPDGITITAETVRGRNPLITIEGIDKQMVGQVAAKIRGLRPPEPYKGKGVRYVGEYVRRKAGKTAAR